A portion of the Eulemur rufifrons isolate Redbay chromosome 30, OSU_ERuf_1, whole genome shotgun sequence genome contains these proteins:
- the LOC138378441 gene encoding zinc finger protein 43-like, translated as MARSLHSAKSCMRGKRWPGVSLEGSISYIASLYLRSSTYSEFSTKASKRLFSNSERKIHTGEKPYKCEECGKPFNWHSKLTTHKRIHSGEKPYKCEECGKAFTQCSNLKVHKNVHTGEKLYKCEECGKAFSWYSRLIEHKRIHTGEKPYKCEECGKAFSRYSHLTEHKRIHTGEKPYKCEECGKAFRRCTDLTLHKRIHTGENLYKCEECGKAFTQSSILILHKRIHSGEKPYKCEECGKAFTWCSNLKVHKKIHTGEKSYKCEECGKAFSWCLSLTEHKRIHKGEKPYKCEECDKTFTQCSSLTLHKRIHTGEKPYKCEECGKAFTQCSHLTLHKRIHTGEKPYKCEECGKAFRRCTDLTLHKRIHTGENLYKCEECGKAFTQSSILILHKRIHSGEKPYKCEECGKAFTWCSNLKAHKKIHTGEKSYKCEECGKAFSWCLTLTEHKRIHTGEKPYKCEECGKAFIRCAGLTLHKRIHTGEKPYKCEECGKAFTWYIKKSDAGEKSYRCEECDKTFTRDTYLTPHKRIHTGEKPYKCEECGKVFTQCSHLNLHKGIHTREKFYKCEKCGKVFNNCSHLTQHQRNHTR; from the exons gaaaattcatacaggagagaaaccctacaagtgtgaagaatgtggaaaaccCTTTAACTGGCACTCAAAACTtaccacacataagagaattcatagtggagaaaaaccatacaaatgtgaagaatgtggcaaagcatttacccagtgctcaaaccttaaggtacataaaaatgttcataccggagagaaattgtacaaatgtgaagaatgtggcaaagcctttagctggtACTCACGtcttattgaacataaaagaattcatacaggggagaaaccatacaaatgtgaagaatgtggcaaagcctttagccggtactcacatcttactgaacataaaagaattcatacaggagagaaaccatacaaatgtgaagaatgtggcaaagcctttagacgttgcacagacctcactctacataaaagaattcatacaggagagaatctctacaagtgtgaagaatgtggcaaagccttcacccagtcctcaatccttattctacataaaagaattcatagtggagagaaaccctacaaatgtgaagaatgtggcaaagcctttacctggtgctcaaaccttaaggtacataaaaaaattcatactggagagaaatcatacaaatgtgaagaatgtggcaaagcctttagctggtgcttaagtcttactgaacataaaagaattcataaaggagagaaaccatacaaatgtgaagaatgtgacaaaacctttacccagtgctcaagtcttactctacataaaagaattcatacaggagagaaaccatacaaatgtgaagaatgtggcaaagcctttacccagtgctcacaccttactctacataaaagaattcatacaggagagaaaccatacaaatgtgaagaatgtggcaaagcctttagacgatgcacagacctcactctacataaaagaattcatacaggagagaatctctacaagtgtgaagaatgtggcaaagccttcacccagtcctcaatccttattctacataaaagaattcatagtggagagaaaccctacaaatgtgaagaatgtggcaaagcctttacctggtgctcaaaccttaaggcacataaaaaaattcatactggagagaaatcatacaaatgtgaagaatgtggcaaagcttttagcTGGTGCTTAactcttactgaacataaaagaattcatacaggagagaaaccatacaaatgtgaagaatgtggtaaagcctttaTCCGGTGCGCAGGActcactctacataaaagaattcatacaggagagaaaccctacaagtgtgaagaatgtggcaaagcctttacctg gtacataaaaaaaaGTGATGCTGGAGAGAAATCCTACAGATGTGAAGAATGTGACAAAACCTTTACCCGGGACACATACCTTACTCcgcataaaagaattcatacaggagagaaaccctacaaatgtgaagaatgtggcaaagtctttacccagtgctcacaccttaatCTACATAAAGGAATTCACACCAGAGAAAAAttctacaaatgtgaaaaatgtggcaaagtctttaataactgctcacatcttactcaacatcaaagaaatcatactagataa